A stretch of Henckelia pumila isolate YLH828 chromosome 4, ASM3356847v2, whole genome shotgun sequence DNA encodes these proteins:
- the LOC140863289 gene encoding laccase-7-like: MVNLVFVLACALAAVAAYSSSFASAALVEHSFHVQNLTINQLCKSYVITAVNGSLPGPTLRVNEGDTLLVHVFNKSPYNLTIHWHGVFQLLSGWADGPEYTTQCPIQPGHSYTHRFNITGQEGTLWWHAHTKWLRATVHGALIIKPRAGRSYPFPKPHREVPIILGEWWNSNVLDVENQMLANGGGPNISDAYMINGRPGDLYPCSANRIFTLKVEKGKRYLLRIINAALNSILFFKIANHKMEVVAIDASYTNPYVTDVVVLAQGQTADVLLIADQVPGRYYMAASPYVSATIVRFDDTVATGVIEYKSSPKRSKPIMPILPAYNDTPTANRFFTNQTGLVTAPFWSGVPEKIDEHMFVTVGLGLIPCDAPGGAPCLGPLGQKVASSLNNVSLEFPTKLSMLEAFYGNVGGIYTTDFPDNPPLPFDYTNPNNTFNPALIMTSKSTKVKKVKFNATVEIVLQNTALIGKENHPMHLHGFSFFVLAQGFGNFDPLRDRKKFNLVNPQELNNVPVPVGGWAVIRFRANNPGVWLMHCHLDAHVSWGMAMVFVVENGPTPSSRLPPPPPDLPKC; this comes from the exons GTACAAAATTTAACCATCAATCAACTCTGCAAAAGTTATGTAATTACTGCGGTAAATGGGAGTCTTCCGGGGCCAACTCTTCGGGTGAACGAGGGCGACACTCTACTGGTCCATGTCTTCAATAAGTCACCCTATAATCTCACCATTCATTG GCATGGGGTTTTCCAGTTACTGAGCGGTTGGGCAGATGGACCTGAATATACAACCCAGTGCCCGATCCAGCCCGGTCACAGCTACACCCATCGGTTCAACATTACCGGCCAAGAGGGCACTCTATGGTGGCACGCGCACACTAAATGGCTTCGAGCCACGGTTCATGGAGCCCTAATCATCAAGCCTAGAGCCGGACGATCATATCCATTCCCCAAGCCACATAGGGAAGTCCCAATCATTCTTG GAGAATGGTGGAATTCAAATGTGCTAGACGTGGAAAATCAAATGTTAGCCAACGGGGGTGGGCCGAATATATCCGATGCATATATGATCAATGGCCGACCCGGTGATCTTTATCCCTGCTCCGCGAACC GCATATTCACGTTAAAAGTGGAGAAAGGGAAAAGATATCTTCTACGTATCATCAATGCTGCACTCAACAGCATACTGTTCTTCAAGATAGCCAATCACAAGATGGAGGTGGTGGCCATCGATGCGTCTTACACGAACCCTTACGTAACTGACGTAGTCGTGCTAGCACAAGGTCAGACCGCGGACGTACTACTAATTGCAGATCAGGTTCCAGGGCGATACTATATGGCCGCAAGCCCTTACGTGAGTGCGACCATCGTGAGGTTCGACGACACGGTCGCCACGGGTGTCATTGAGTATAAAAGCTCCCCCAAACGATCTAAGCCTATTATGCCAATTCTCCCAGCTTACAATGACACACCCACAGCCAATAGATTTTTCACCAACCAAACTGGGCTTGTCACGGCTCCCTTTTGGAGCGGGGTTCCTGAAAAGATCGACGAACACATGTTCGTAACAGTTGGACTGGGCCTGATCCCCTGCGATGCCCCCGGTGGCGCGCCGTGTTTGGGCCCTTTGGGCCAAAAAGTTGCTTCAAGCTTGAACAATGTATCCTTAGAGTTCCCTACCAAATTGTCAATGCTTGAGGCCTTCTATGGAAATGTTGGGGGGATATACACCACAGATTTTCCGGACAATCCGCCGTTGCCATTCGATTACACCAACCCGAATAACACCTTCAATCCAGCGCTCATAATGACCTCAAAATCCACCAaagtcaagaaagtgaagtTCAATGCAACAGTAGAGATTGTGCTGCAAAACACTGCCTTGATCGGGAAAGAGAATCACCCCATGCACCTCCATGGGTTCAGTTTCTTTGTGTTGGCTCAAGGATTCGGCAACTTCGACCCTTTGAGGGATAGAAAAAAGTTCAATCTTGTCAACCCCCAAGAGCTTAACAACGTACCGGTTCCGGTTGGAGGGTGGGCAGTGATTCGGTTCCGAGCCAATAATCCAGGAGTTTGGTTGATGCATTGTCATCTGGATGCGCATGTGTCGTGGGGTATGGCCATGGTTTTCGTGGTCGAAAACGGGCCGACCCCTTCCAGTAGGCTGCCTCCGCCACCTCCTGATCTACCCAAATGTTAA